One part of the Thermoanaerobacterium sp. CMT5567-10 genome encodes these proteins:
- a CDS encoding NfeD family protein: MTLWLAVMIVGIAIDLITSNFIFFNFSIGAFFAICADLLGLNTPIQIFIFLAIGIVSLIFSFKYLRKRFKNIPKTYPYESEYIGKTIEIKSDVGREGQVFFEGIYWTVKSDEPLKNGDTALITGISGNKLIVKRLEE, encoded by the coding sequence TTGACATTATGGTTGGCAGTAATGATAGTAGGAATTGCAATTGACTTAATAACAAGCAACTTCATATTTTTCAACTTTTCAATCGGAGCTTTTTTCGCAATATGTGCAGATCTACTGGGGCTTAATACACCAATTCAGATTTTTATTTTTCTCGCCATAGGAATTGTATCACTCATTTTCTCTTTCAAATACTTAAGAAAGAGATTTAAAAATATACCAAAGACGTACCCGTATGAAAGCGAATATATAGGAAAGACGATTGAGATAAAAAGTGACGTAGGTAGAGAGGGCCAAGTCTTTTTCGAGGGAATATATTGGACCGTTAAGTCTGATGAACCTTTGAAAAATGGTGACACCGCTTTAATAACTGGAATATCAGGAAATAAATTAATTGTTAAGAGATTGGAGGAATAA
- a CDS encoding SPFH domain-containing protein: MLILFLILLLLILIAVLASIKVVQTGYVYVIERLGQFYKVLEPGWHFVIPFVDYVRAKVSIKQQILDIEPQNVITKDNVKISVDNVIFYKVMNAKDAIYNIENYKSGIVYSTITNMRNIIGEMTLDEVLSGRDKINAELLKVIDQLTDAYGIKILSVEIKDITPPDEIRQAMEKQMKAERDKRATILQAEGEKQSAIAVAEGQKQAKILQAEAEKEANIRKAEGLRQSQILEAEGKAKAIETIAEAQAKAIELVNKAILESGTNETVIALKQIEALQEMAKNPANKLIIPDKLVDTLGSISAIADLIKKQ, from the coding sequence TTGTTGATATTGTTTCTTATCTTACTTCTGCTTATATTAATCGCAGTTTTAGCATCCATAAAGGTTGTTCAAACGGGATATGTATATGTAATTGAGAGGCTAGGACAGTTTTACAAGGTATTGGAGCCGGGCTGGCATTTTGTGATACCTTTTGTTGATTATGTACGGGCAAAAGTATCTATCAAGCAGCAGATTCTAGATATTGAACCGCAGAATGTTATTACGAAGGACAATGTCAAGATATCTGTTGATAATGTAATATTTTATAAAGTAATGAATGCAAAAGATGCAATATACAATATAGAAAATTACAAATCAGGCATAGTTTATTCTACAATAACAAACATGAGAAACATCATTGGTGAAATGACACTTGATGAGGTTTTATCAGGCAGGGACAAGATAAACGCAGAGCTTCTCAAAGTGATAGATCAGCTTACAGATGCATACGGTATAAAGATACTGTCTGTTGAAATAAAGGACATCACTCCTCCAGACGAAATAAGGCAGGCAATGGAAAAGCAGATGAAGGCAGAAAGGGATAAGCGGGCTACTATACTTCAAGCAGAGGGAGAAAAGCAAAGTGCCATAGCTGTCGCTGAAGGGCAAAAGCAGGCAAAAATTTTACAGGCAGAGGCCGAGAAGGAAGCTAATATTAGAAAGGCCGAAGGATTAAGGCAGTCACAGATATTAGAGGCAGAAGGTAAAGCAAAAGCCATTGAAACGATTGCTGAAGCGCAAGCAAAAGCCATTGAATTGGTTAATAAAGCTATATTAGAGTCTGGAACAAACGAGACTGTCATAGCATTAAAGCAAATAGAAGCACTGCAGGAGATGGCGAAAAACCCTGCTAATAAACTGATAATTCCAGACAAATTAGTTGATACTTTAGGAAGTATATCAGCCATAGCGGATCTAATAAAAAAGCAATAA
- a CDS encoding flavin reductase family protein, translating into MNIKEVPYDMYMKEVNQKLTSRGIFLTTKENKLNTMIIGWGGITYFWGKPVFLVAVRKSRFTYSQIEKSGEFTISVPLNEDLNKAIAFCGTKSGRDFDKFKECNLTPIPSQKIETPIIGECSLHYECKVVYKQEMLKENLNADIDKRWYPDYHTFYFGEIVASYIKE; encoded by the coding sequence ATGAATATTAAAGAAGTGCCTTATGATATGTACATGAAAGAAGTAAATCAAAAGCTTACATCAAGAGGGATATTTTTAACTACTAAAGAGAATAAGCTAAATACTATGATAATAGGATGGGGAGGAATAACGTATTTTTGGGGTAAGCCAGTATTTTTAGTTGCAGTCAGAAAGTCCCGCTTTACATACAGTCAAATCGAAAAATCAGGTGAATTTACGATTAGCGTACCTCTAAATGAGGACTTAAATAAAGCTATTGCGTTTTGCGGTACAAAATCAGGAAGGGACTTTGACAAGTTTAAGGAGTGCAATCTTACCCCAATTCCATCTCAAAAAATTGAGACGCCTATCATAGGAGAGTGTTCACTGCACTACGAATGCAAAGTCGTGTATAAGCAGGAAATGTTAAAGGAGAATCTTAATGCTGATATTGATAAAAGGTGGTACCCAGACTACCATACATTCTACTTCGGAGAGATTGTTGCATCGTATATAAAAGAATAA
- a CDS encoding sodium:calcium antiporter, with product MAFMIAMFSLSLIFILASCLYFTNAVEWLGKKLNLSQSVIGSIFAAVGTAMPETIIPIIAIVFHKGQASEEIGVGAIVGAPFMLSTLGFFVTGASAIIYFLFRKRPFKITPSIAGFQRDLTYFIIIYSVAVITSFINSYLNIKAAISIFILLSYFIYVAHTFSSKEDSLKDVDNLFFSKHFHLDTTLYIIILQLVFSLFGISYGAHIFIKYTEQLSALLGVPPAILSLIITPIATELPEKLNSILWIGQKKDTLALLNITGAMVFQSSVPVAIGMMFTEWNLTGLTMLTTVLALISSYISLIYAASKKSLSPFILMAGSIFYCIFLLQLL from the coding sequence TTGGCTTTTATGATAGCTATGTTTTCTTTAAGTTTGATCTTTATATTAGCATCATGCTTATATTTTACAAATGCCGTAGAATGGTTAGGTAAAAAACTTAATTTAAGCCAAAGCGTCATTGGCAGTATTTTTGCCGCTGTAGGTACGGCAATGCCTGAAACAATAATACCTATAATAGCAATTGTATTTCACAAGGGCCAAGCATCAGAAGAAATAGGAGTCGGAGCCATAGTTGGTGCTCCTTTCATGCTGTCGACACTTGGCTTTTTTGTTACAGGTGCTTCAGCAATAATATATTTTTTATTTAGGAAAAGACCTTTTAAAATCACCCCTTCTATCGCAGGATTTCAAAGAGACTTGACATATTTTATCATCATATATTCTGTGGCCGTCATTACATCATTCATAAATAGCTACTTAAATATCAAAGCAGCGATATCAATATTCATTTTGCTTTCATATTTTATTTATGTAGCCCACACATTTTCTTCAAAAGAAGACAGCTTAAAAGATGTAGATAATCTGTTTTTTTCAAAGCACTTCCATCTAGATACAACTTTATATATTATAATTCTGCAGCTTGTCTTTTCACTTTTTGGAATCTCTTACGGTGCCCATATTTTTATCAAATATACAGAACAACTGTCAGCATTGTTGGGAGTACCACCTGCAATCTTATCACTCATAATAACGCCTATAGCAACTGAGCTTCCGGAAAAGCTTAATTCAATCCTTTGGATAGGGCAAAAAAAAGATACCCTTGCACTTTTGAATATCACAGGTGCAATGGTATTTCAATCATCGGTGCCTGTAGCCATAGGTATGATGTTTACAGAATGGAATTTAACAGGTCTGACAATGCTGACGACTGTGCTAGCGCTTATCTCATCGTATATAAGCCTTATATATGCAGCCAGCAAAAAAAGCTTAAGCCCATTTATTTTAATGGCAGGCAGCATATTCTACTGTATATTTTTGCTACAGCTTCTTTGA
- a CDS encoding putative holin-like toxin, with translation MMNTYQTLFLMIMFGMLIIAVLDFKRK, from the coding sequence ATGATGAATACATATCAAACGTTGTTTTTAATGATAATGTTTGGAATGTTAATTATAGCAGTCCTCGATTTTAAGAGGAAATAA
- the galT gene encoding galactose-1-phosphate uridylyltransferase — translation MSEIRYDVVTGKIAVISTERGKRPHDFKKADVVKSNGPCPFCPGNEHMTPPTLVEFCDEKGMWTLRGFNNKFAAFSKDTNGSMVEGDNELHKANDGYGVAEIIVESNQHDKTLGQMEIDEIQNIIKALILRYDEIVKDKNIKYVQMFKNFGANGGASLEHGHWQIMAVTFIPEAVERELQGVEKYKNGKGTCPYCDIVNDELTEKTRVVAENDRFVVICPFASRFAYESWILPKKHRRAFNKIDSDGIKSLSSLLKYIINRYEDLFDYPPYNIVIHTLPHEDERDFHWHIEILPRLTTFAGFELATGAYINPTPPEQAASILRLD, via the coding sequence ATGTCTGAAATAAGATACGATGTGGTGACAGGAAAAATCGCAGTTATATCGACGGAGAGAGGGAAAAGGCCTCACGATTTTAAAAAGGCAGATGTGGTAAAGAGCAATGGCCCTTGCCCCTTTTGTCCGGGAAATGAACACATGACACCACCAACGCTTGTTGAGTTTTGCGATGAAAAAGGGATGTGGACATTGAGAGGCTTCAACAACAAATTTGCTGCTTTTAGCAAAGATACAAATGGTTCAATGGTGGAAGGCGACAATGAATTACACAAAGCAAATGATGGCTATGGTGTTGCTGAGATTATTGTGGAAAGCAATCAACACGACAAGACGTTGGGGCAGATGGAGATAGATGAGATCCAAAATATTATAAAGGCACTGATTTTAAGGTATGATGAAATAGTAAAAGATAAAAATATTAAATATGTTCAGATGTTTAAAAACTTTGGTGCAAACGGTGGTGCTTCGTTGGAGCATGGGCATTGGCAGATTATGGCTGTTACATTTATACCAGAAGCAGTAGAAAGGGAGTTGCAAGGAGTAGAAAAATATAAAAATGGGAAAGGAACATGTCCTTACTGTGACATTGTCAATGATGAATTGACTGAAAAGACAAGAGTTGTGGCTGAAAATGACAGGTTTGTTGTGATTTGTCCTTTTGCATCGCGGTTTGCGTATGAATCATGGATATTGCCTAAAAAACATAGGAGAGCATTCAACAAGATAGACAGTGATGGCATTAAAAGCTTATCATCATTGCTAAAATATATTATAAATAGATATGAAGATTTATTTGACTATCCGCCGTACAACATAGTGATTCACACGCTCCCTCACGAAGATGAACGAGATTTTCACTGGCATATAGAGATACTGCCGAGACTTACGACTTTTGCAGGATTTGAGCTTGCAACAGGTGCGTATATAAATCCGACGCCGCCAGAACAAGCTGCATCTATTTTGCGGCTAGATTAA
- the glgA gene encoding glycogen synthase — MDNLKVTIFTNEFPPNIYGGAGVHVDYLTKELSKLMDVDVRCFGEQNTSLNNMSVRGYREWDIIKKNSLDKLQKVLGPLSIDVAMVKDPITSNIVHCHTWYTFMAGFLAKMLYDIPLVVTIHSLEPLRPWKEEQLGNGYHLSTWMEKTGIEAADRIIAVSNDSKKDIMKCYNVPEDKIEVIYNGIDLNQYKKTDSNVARKKYGIDGRYILFVGRISRQKGIIHLIDAVKYLPQDVKVVLCASSPDTEEIKMEMEEKVKLYPNIIWIDKMVTKEEIIELYSNAEVFVCPSVYEPFGIINLEAMACNTPVVASATGGIKEVVVDGETGFLVEPGNPEDLAEHIKKLLDDRGLAATFGANGRKRVEEMFSWESIAKKTYDMYNNVIENYKK, encoded by the coding sequence ATGGATAATTTAAAGGTGACGATATTTACAAATGAATTTCCACCCAATATTTATGGTGGAGCTGGTGTACATGTTGATTATTTGACTAAAGAGTTATCTAAGCTTATGGACGTAGATGTCAGATGCTTTGGAGAGCAAAATACGTCTTTAAATAACATGAGTGTAAGAGGCTACAGGGAATGGGATATAATAAAGAAAAATTCTTTAGATAAATTGCAAAAGGTGCTTGGTCCACTGTCTATTGATGTTGCAATGGTAAAGGATCCAATTACGTCAAATATTGTCCACTGCCACACGTGGTACACATTTATGGCCGGTTTTCTTGCCAAGATGCTTTATGATATACCGCTTGTTGTGACAATCCACAGCTTAGAGCCTCTAAGGCCTTGGAAGGAAGAGCAGCTTGGGAATGGGTATCACTTAAGCACTTGGATGGAGAAGACGGGAATTGAAGCGGCTGACAGGATCATTGCTGTATCAAATGATTCTAAAAAAGATATAATGAAGTGCTACAATGTGCCAGAAGATAAAATCGAGGTTATATATAACGGCATTGATTTGAACCAGTATAAAAAGACAGATTCAAATGTTGCCAGAAAAAAATACGGTATAGACGGAAGGTACATTTTATTTGTCGGAAGGATATCGAGGCAAAAAGGGATAATACACCTTATAGATGCTGTAAAATATTTGCCACAAGATGTAAAAGTTGTATTGTGTGCTTCATCACCTGATACAGAGGAAATAAAAATGGAGATGGAGGAGAAGGTGAAACTTTATCCCAATATAATTTGGATTGATAAAATGGTGACTAAAGAAGAGATTATTGAGCTTTACAGCAATGCAGAAGTATTCGTATGTCCATCTGTTTATGAGCCGTTTGGAATCATAAATCTAGAAGCGATGGCATGCAATACTCCCGTAGTCGCTAGCGCAACTGGAGGCATAAAGGAAGTTGTGGTAGATGGAGAAACCGGATTTTTAGTAGAACCAGGTAATCCTGAAGATTTGGCGGAGCATATTAAAAAGCTACTTGACGATAGAGGACTTGCAGCAACATTTGGCGCAAACGGCAGAAAAAGAGTTGAAGAGATGTTTAGCTGGGAATCAATTGCGAAGAAAACTTATGATATGTACAATAATGTGATTGAAAATTATAAAAAATGA
- a CDS encoding DedA family protein: MESTNILYSLIIDYGYLALFLSLVVEGTGMPGPVEILFLAAGYLISKGQMNFLAVALIAALGNLTGNTLAYIIGARSGRTFVEKYGRYLKITVKDLEGMDRWFSKYGGMTNLISRLIGLPRTPAIWASGITRMDFKSFFIFSAIGDLLWSFFWTSVSYLVSMQILKIDLIGKTYPWWMYFVMLIGFVLFMYVVWRIFLWMKEKYLT, from the coding sequence ATGGAAAGTACGAATATTTTATACAGTTTAATAATAGATTATGGTTATTTAGCCTTATTTTTGTCATTAGTTGTGGAAGGCACTGGCATGCCTGGACCTGTGGAGATATTATTTCTTGCAGCAGGTTATCTTATATCAAAAGGACAGATGAACTTTCTAGCTGTTGCGCTTATAGCAGCTTTAGGCAATTTAACAGGGAATACTTTAGCGTACATAATAGGTGCTAGATCTGGCAGGACTTTTGTAGAGAAATATGGTCGCTATTTAAAGATAACTGTAAAAGACTTGGAGGGCATGGACCGCTGGTTTTCCAAATATGGTGGCATGACTAACCTTATAAGCCGTCTTATTGGATTGCCTAGGACACCTGCTATTTGGGCTTCAGGCATAACACGCATGGATTTCAAATCGTTTTTTATATTTTCAGCTATTGGAGACCTTTTGTGGTCATTCTTTTGGACATCTGTATCGTATTTGGTATCAATGCAGATTTTGAAGATCGATTTGATAGGAAAGACATATCCATGGTGGATGTACTTTGTGATGTTGATTGGCTTTGTCTTATTTATGTACGTTGTATGGAGGATATTTTTATGGATGAAGGAAAAATACTTGACATAG
- a CDS encoding GNAT family N-acetyltransferase: protein MDEGKILDIEIKIISDVKTLLSIKNIWHELEDNSKMYPFNTFEWVINWWKYFGSGKRLWVLLIVDNYGPIGIAPFMITFGEMGLPIKRIKFIGSNNSDYLDFVVRYGCEDIFYRSLIKYLETVIDQFTVLDLEHLPESSGIYPYIMGSGLYYDYDVQDICPYIELPSTWDEYLDSLDGKFRRNIKYEIKRYFSKHDGNFMCVTDENQIDDSMDRLIEMHQARWRKRHMPGAFYSKRIRNFHKDVALDFLERGILSLFELKDKDKTVASLLSYHIGGKRYYYISGYDLNYSRLSVGAVTLGLSIKRSIEVGDEIYDFLRGDEKYKEDWTNNKKRNMRLVVSFPSIAGKFYIYYIIAQNKLINKIKNRFSQD, encoded by the coding sequence ATGGATGAAGGAAAAATACTTGACATAGAAATAAAGATAATTTCAGATGTAAAGACTCTTTTAAGCATTAAAAACATATGGCATGAGCTTGAGGATAATTCAAAGATGTATCCTTTCAATACTTTTGAGTGGGTTATAAATTGGTGGAAATACTTTGGAAGTGGCAAAAGGTTGTGGGTTCTTTTGATAGTTGATAATTATGGGCCCATCGGAATAGCACCATTTATGATTACATTTGGCGAGATGGGGCTGCCTATAAAAAGGATTAAATTTATTGGTTCTAACAACAGCGATTATCTTGATTTTGTGGTAAGGTATGGTTGTGAGGATATATTTTATCGCTCGCTGATAAAGTATTTGGAGACTGTCATAGATCAATTTACAGTTTTAGATCTCGAGCATCTTCCGGAAAGCAGCGGTATATATCCTTACATAATGGGAAGTGGCCTTTACTATGATTATGATGTACAGGATATATGTCCTTATATAGAGCTTCCTTCTACATGGGATGAATATTTGGATTCCCTTGATGGAAAATTCAGAAGAAATATAAAGTATGAGATAAAGAGATATTTTAGTAAGCATGATGGCAACTTTATGTGCGTTACAGATGAAAATCAAATTGATGATTCAATGGATAGGCTTATTGAAATGCATCAGGCAAGATGGAGAAAAAGACATATGCCTGGGGCATTTTATTCTAAGAGGATCAGAAATTTTCACAAAGATGTAGCGCTTGACTTTCTTGAGCGGGGGATATTAAGCTTATTCGAACTTAAAGACAAGGATAAGACTGTGGCAAGCTTATTAAGCTACCATATTGGTGGTAAAAGGTATTATTATATAAGCGGGTATGATTTGAATTACAGCAGGTTAAGCGTTGGTGCGGTTACTTTGGGTCTTTCTATAAAGCGCTCAATTGAAGTGGGAGATGAAATTTACGATTTTCTGCGGGGGGATGAAAAGTATAAAGAGGATTGGACGAATAATAAAAAGAGAAATATGAGATTGGTTGTTTCGTTTCCGTCTATTGCAGGGAAATTTTACATATATTACATCATTGCTCAGAATAAATTAATAAATAAGATAAAAAATAGGTTCAGTCAAGACTGA
- a CDS encoding DUF881 domain-containing protein, producing MKGKVFQVVSFVMVFLIMGFMISMEFKTIQGSVKTAADTSRNSNVNVDELSSQLQNMTDERNALKQQVAELTQKLNTLNSSSSKYEATLNALSQDVEKYKELAGFTAMSGPGVIVTLNDSDLQPKDGEDPNMFLVHDEDLIKVVNELKAGGAEAISINDQRLIATSEIRCVGPTININSTRYAPPYVIKAIGNPDTLQASLNLKGGIVDTLKYYGIKVNIETSKNIIVPAYSDPISLKYAKAAN from the coding sequence ATGAAGGGTAAGGTTTTTCAAGTTGTCTCATTTGTAATGGTATTTTTAATAATGGGCTTCATGATATCAATGGAATTTAAAACTATCCAAGGCAGTGTAAAAACTGCCGCAGATACATCCCGCAACAGCAACGTAAATGTAGATGAACTAAGCAGCCAGCTTCAAAACATGACAGATGAAAGAAACGCTTTAAAACAACAAGTGGCAGAGCTAACTCAAAAGCTCAATACTTTAAATAGCTCATCTTCAAAGTATGAAGCAACATTAAATGCACTGTCGCAGGATGTAGAAAAGTACAAAGAACTAGCAGGCTTCACTGCCATGTCGGGGCCTGGTGTAATAGTTACCCTTAACGACAGCGACCTGCAACCAAAAGATGGCGAAGATCCAAATATGTTTTTGGTACACGATGAAGACTTGATAAAAGTCGTAAATGAGCTTAAAGCTGGCGGAGCTGAAGCAATCTCCATAAATGACCAGAGGCTTATAGCCACATCTGAAATAAGATGTGTTGGCCCAACTATAAACATAAATTCTACAAGGTATGCACCGCCGTACGTCATAAAGGCAATAGGAAATCCAGACACATTACAGGCATCATTAAATCTTAAAGGCGGCATTGTAGATACTCTTAAATATTATGGTATAAAAGTTAACATAGAAACTTCAAAAAATATCATAGTTCCAGCATATTCAGATCCGATTAGCTTAAAGTATGCAAAAGCAGCAAATTAA